Proteins encoded in a region of the Globicephala melas chromosome 1, mGloMel1.2, whole genome shotgun sequence genome:
- the LOC115867714 gene encoding sesquipedalian-1-like, producing the protein MKLNQRSLAFHATCDAPADNAGFLYKKGGRHAAHHRRWSVPRGTMLFCFGDAAGREPVGVIILEGCTVELVEAAEEFAFDVRFAGARAHTYVLAAESQAAMEGWVKALSRASFDYLRLVVRELGHRLAAARAAGPLPPRRPHALPPRRPHALPPRRPHALPPKEDGCALWSAEIPAPAAAPAGAAPRPLPGPEPPPLPPCRRASAPSGPLDSASFAQLHEWYGPEVRALRGQWLRSQAQP; encoded by the coding sequence ATGAAGTTGAACCAGCGCAGCCTGGCCTTCCACGCCACCTGCGACGCGCCGGCCGACAACGCGGGCTTCCTGTACAAGAAGGGCGGCCGGCATGCGGCCCACCACCGCCGCTGGTCTGTACCGCGCGGCACCATGCTCTTCTGCTTCGGGGACGCGGCCGGCCGTGAGCCCGTGGGAGTCATCATCCTGGAGGGCTGCACCGTGGAGCTGGTGGAGGCGGCCGAGGAGTTCGCCTTCGACGTGCGCTTCGCTGGGGCCCGGGCCCACACCTACGTGCTGGCGGCCGAGAGCCAGGCCGCCATGGAGGGCTGGGTGAAGGCGCTGTCGCGGGCCAGCTTCGACTACCTGCGGCTGGTGGTGCGCGAGCTGGGACACCGGTTGGCGGCCGCGCGCGCAGCCGGCCCACTCCCGCCCCGCCGACCCCACGCACTCCCGCCCCGCCGACCCCACGCACTCCCGCCCCGCCGACCCCACGCGCTCCCGCCCAAGGAGGACGGCTGTGCCTTGTGGAGCGCGGAGatccccgcccccgccgccgcccccgctgGCGCCGCCCCCAGACCCCTGCCCGGCCCCGAGCCCCCGCCACTACCGCCCTGCCGGCGGGCCTCGGCGCCCAGCGGGCCTCTCGACTCGGCCTCCTTCGCCCAGCTGCACGAGTGGTACGGGCCGGAGGTCAGGGCGCTGAGGGGCCAGTGGCTCCGCAGCCAGGCCCAGCCCTGA